The following DNA comes from Triticum aestivum cultivar Chinese Spring chromosome 3D, IWGSC CS RefSeq v2.1, whole genome shotgun sequence.
ATGAACTCGTTGATGCAAGAAGGCTACCAGATCTCGCGCAGGCTCAAACACCAGATCCGGGCGACGCGAGGAAGGAGAGCAGCCTGTGGGAAGTGTTGCCGCTTGACACAGAGCTCGAGTCGTCGAGGAAGAGGTCCTCGGGCATGCGGAACGCGCCGTGCACCGCCACCAGCGCGCCGCCGACGAGCAGGCCGGAGATGATGAGCGAGGCGACGGACGTGAGGAAGAAGGCGAGCAGCGACGAgacgacgaggccgagcagcgtctCCCGGTCGGTGAAGGTGCGGCCGAAGAGCACGACGGGCTGGTCGGGCGCGCGGAAGACGTAGAGGAAGCACCAGGCGCCGAggatgccgaggaggacgagcagcGAGAAGGGGTGCGCCAGGAGGGAGGCCGCGAGGGAGAAGGCCACCACGGCGGCGTAGTTGACGCGGAAGTAGCCCAGGTTGCGGCGCAATCGCGAGGTGGCCTCGGAGAGGGAGTCCGGCCGCGAGATGGCCGAGCGGTCGATGAGCTCCGTCCAGGGGCGGCGGTCGGCGAGCGAGCGCCGCGCCGTGTCGGAGACCCTGCTGAGGAAGAGCCGGAAGGCCGGCGTGGCGAGCGCGGAGTCGGTGAGGCCGCTGCCGGCGGACGGGGCAGAGCCGCCGCCCCCGGAGGAGGGGTTGGTCACCGGGAGCAAGGGCTGCGGCGTCGGTGCGGCGGCCATGGCGTCTGCTGCGGGGGGGATAGATTCCGCGGATTGATTGATGGGCAcgctggctgggctgggccagcacttTTATGATTCCGAGGATTGGTGGCTCTGCGCCCGTCTCCACCTCACACACAGTGGGTGCTGGACTAACACGGGACCCACAAGTCATTAGCGTTCTACGTGTCGCGATTATGACCTGATTAATCAGTGACTCGACCAAACCGCAAAGCGGGAAGAAAGAGGTATAGAAATCCCCAAGTCCACCCAGTGGAGCCGCATCCGACGACCGATTGGGCTATTCCTGATGGTTTTCCGGCAATGCGGGCGCCGGAGGACAGTGTGTGTCACTCGTCGCAGCTCCAACGGGCGTGAACAAGCACGGGCAGCGGCGGCGCCTAGTCTGCCCACGTCCTATTCAATGAAATGACACAGCAGGGCATGGTATATTTTCTTGCCCCTTTTCGATCAATACCTTGCATTCTCATGTCGGACATGATCAATTAGTTGCATACATCGTTAGTCTCAAATGGGAGATTGAGAAGGTCCAGGCTTTTGGATAATAGAGATTGAGAAGGAGAGGTTACAACTTGCTCGAGATACGAAGGATTCGAGGATGATGTTGGCGGACACAAGCCTGTTGGATGAGCAAGGGAAGATATGGCTCGTCAGGAGGTAGAAGGAGATAAACAAACATAGGGAGTATGAGGCGGTGATAGCGGAGATGATTGTTGTAGAGTAGGTGACAAAGATGGAGGCAGAGTAGGCAACAGGGCTATCCACGACAGAGGAGGCGACGCAGATGGCGCCCAACGACTCATCCATCACGCTCGGACTTCAATTTCATTTTGACATGTCCGGATTTGTTGAACTATGatttattttgctttgttgaactATTAAATTGTGATGAATTTGTGCTATATGATCCACACACGTGGATTTGAGGGT
Coding sequences within:
- the LOC123079616 gene encoding PRA1 family protein B2, which produces MAAAPTPQPLLPVTNPSSGGGGSAPSAGSGLTDSALATPAFRLFLSRVSDTARRSLADRRPWTELIDRSAISRPDSLSEATSRLRRNLGYFRVNYAAVVAFSLAASLLAHPFSLLVLLGILGAWCFLYVFRAPDQPVVLFGRTFTDRETLLGLVVSSLLAFFLTSVASLIISGLLVGGALVAVHGAFRMPEDLFLDDSSSVSSGNTSHRLLSFLASPGSGV